One genomic segment of Streptomyces sp. NBC_00239 includes these proteins:
- a CDS encoding Lrp/AsnC family transcriptional regulator yields MAEAAGNGPDAPLPVPAADAPVPAAPPRPLDSIDRAILRLLQNDGRASIRSVAEQVHVSRANAYARINRLIDDGVIRGFSARVNHERAGQGASAYITLRIVQNSWRTVREQLQELPGAAHIALVSGDFDVLLLVHTPDNRTLRELVLTRLQAIPEVLSTRTLLVFEETDLDPFTAG; encoded by the coding sequence ATGGCCGAGGCGGCGGGGAACGGCCCCGACGCTCCGCTGCCGGTTCCGGCGGCGGACGCCCCGGTCCCGGCCGCGCCGCCGCGTCCGCTGGACTCCATCGACCGGGCGATCCTGCGCCTGCTGCAGAACGACGGGCGTGCCTCCATACGGTCGGTCGCCGAGCAGGTGCACGTCTCGCGGGCGAACGCGTACGCCCGGATCAACCGCCTGATCGACGACGGCGTGATCCGCGGCTTCTCGGCGCGCGTCAACCACGAGCGCGCGGGTCAGGGCGCGTCCGCGTACATCACGCTCCGGATCGTCCAGAACTCCTGGCGCACCGTGCGCGAGCAGCTCCAGGAGCTGCCGGGGGCGGCGCACATCGCGCTGGTCAGCGGCGATTTCGACGTGCTGCTGCTGGTGCACACGCCGGACAACCGGACGCTGCGCGAGCTGGTGCTGACGCGGCTGCAGGCGATCCCGGAGGTGCTGTCGACGCGCACCCTGCTGGTCTTCGAGGAGACGGACCTCGACCCGTTCACGGCCGGCTGA
- a CDS encoding TetR/AcrR family transcriptional regulator encodes MTTVKRDTYTPETLLTVAVRVFNERGYDGTSMEHLSKAAGISKSSIYHHVAGKEELLRRAVSRALDGLFGILDEPGAGRGRAIERVEYVTRRTVEVLVAELPYVTLLLRVRGNTRTERWALERRREFDHRVADLLKAAQAEGDLRAEADIRLATRLLFGMVNSLVEWYRPHPESGADTEQVAEAVVALAFDGLRTAS; translated from the coding sequence GTGACCACCGTGAAGCGGGACACGTACACCCCCGAGACGCTGCTCACGGTGGCCGTGCGGGTCTTCAACGAGCGCGGCTACGACGGCACCTCGATGGAGCACCTGTCCAAGGCCGCCGGGATCTCCAAGTCCTCGATCTACCACCACGTCGCCGGCAAGGAGGAGCTGCTGCGCCGGGCCGTCAGCCGGGCGCTCGACGGCCTCTTCGGGATCCTCGACGAGCCGGGTGCCGGCCGCGGCCGGGCCATCGAGCGGGTCGAGTACGTGACGCGCCGCACCGTCGAGGTGCTGGTCGCCGAGCTGCCGTACGTGACGCTGCTGCTGCGGGTGCGGGGCAACACCCGCACCGAGCGGTGGGCGCTGGAGCGCCGCCGCGAGTTCGACCACCGGGTCGCCGACCTGCTCAAAGCCGCCCAGGCCGAGGGCGACCTGCGGGCCGAGGCGGACATCCGGCTGGCCACCAGGCTGCTCTTCGGCATGGTGAACTCGCTGGTCGAGTGGTACCGGCCGCACCCGGAGTCGGGTGCGGACACCGAGCAGGTCGCCGAGGCCGTCGTGGCCCTCGCCTTCGACGGCCTGCGCACCGCCTCCTAG
- a CDS encoding 3-hydroxyacyl-CoA dehydrogenase — protein sequence MTGIERSSTVAVVGAGTMGQGIAQVALLAGHRVVLYDAAAGRAHDGRGEVAARVERLAAKGRLDRAEADAAIGRITAVGDLAELSGAALVVEAIVEDAAVKREVFAALEAVVAPDCLLATNTSSLSVTEIAAGLKHPGRFVGLHFFNPAPLLPLVEVVSGDATAPESAQLAFETAAQWGKTPVRCADTPGFIVNRIARPFYAEAFAVYEERAADPATIDAVFRESGGFKMGPFELTDLIGQDVNEAVTRSVWESFFRSPKFLPSLAQRRLVQSGRLGRKAGRGWFAYEPAADAPAPHTAGPEAAPAEVTVVGDLGPAADLVDLMEEAGISVAQTPSGGPYIQLPGEGQLVLADGKTSVEFTDVVYFDLALDYRGATRIALSASEDTSPQTLAEAVGLFQKLGKKVSVIGDVPGMIVARTVALLIDLAADAVAKGTATFEDIDTAMRLGVNYPLGPGEWHAKLGQDWAYDLLHHLDERCPGGRYAPSLALFRLGYAAGPDDAYEGDENAYGGGGAGGGVSAP from the coding sequence ATGACAGGAATCGAGCGGTCTTCCACCGTGGCGGTCGTCGGCGCCGGAACGATGGGCCAGGGCATCGCCCAGGTCGCCCTTCTCGCAGGTCACCGCGTGGTGCTGTACGACGCGGCGGCCGGCCGCGCCCACGACGGCCGGGGCGAGGTGGCCGCCCGGGTCGAGCGTCTCGCCGCCAAGGGCCGCCTCGACCGCGCCGAGGCCGACGCCGCGATCGGCCGGATCACGGCGGTCGGCGACCTCGCCGAGCTGTCCGGGGCCGCGCTCGTCGTCGAGGCGATCGTCGAGGACGCCGCGGTCAAGCGCGAGGTGTTCGCCGCCCTCGAAGCCGTGGTCGCGCCGGACTGCCTGCTCGCCACCAACACCTCCTCGCTGTCGGTCACCGAAATCGCGGCGGGCCTCAAGCACCCCGGCCGCTTCGTCGGCCTGCACTTCTTCAACCCCGCGCCGCTGCTCCCGCTCGTGGAGGTGGTCAGCGGCGACGCGACCGCGCCCGAGAGCGCGCAGCTCGCCTTCGAGACCGCCGCGCAGTGGGGCAAGACCCCGGTCCGGTGCGCCGACACCCCCGGCTTCATCGTCAACCGCATCGCCCGGCCCTTCTACGCCGAGGCCTTCGCGGTGTACGAGGAGCGGGCCGCCGACCCGGCCACCATCGACGCCGTGTTCCGCGAGAGCGGCGGCTTCAAAATGGGCCCCTTCGAGCTGACCGACCTGATCGGCCAGGACGTCAACGAGGCCGTGACCCGCTCGGTGTGGGAGTCCTTCTTCCGCAGTCCCAAGTTCCTGCCGTCGCTGGCCCAGCGCCGCCTGGTGCAGTCCGGCCGGCTCGGCCGCAAGGCGGGCCGCGGCTGGTTCGCGTACGAGCCCGCCGCCGACGCGCCCGCCCCGCACACGGCCGGCCCCGAGGCGGCCCCGGCGGAGGTCACCGTCGTCGGCGACCTCGGGCCCGCGGCCGACCTGGTCGACCTGATGGAAGAGGCCGGCATCTCGGTGGCCCAGACCCCGTCGGGCGGCCCGTACATCCAGCTGCCGGGCGAGGGCCAGCTGGTGCTCGCGGACGGCAAGACCTCCGTCGAGTTCACCGACGTCGTCTACTTCGACCTCGCCCTCGACTACCGCGGCGCCACCCGGATCGCGCTGTCCGCCTCCGAGGACACCAGCCCGCAGACCCTCGCCGAGGCCGTCGGCCTGTTCCAGAAGCTCGGCAAGAAGGTCAGCGTCATCGGGGACGTCCCCGGCATGATCGTCGCGCGGACCGTGGCCCTGCTGATCGACCTCGCCGCCGACGCCGTCGCCAAGGGCACCGCCACCTTCGAGGACATCGACACCGCCATGCGGCTGGGCGTCAACTACCCCCTCGGACCCGGCGAATGGCACGCCAAGCTCGGCCAGGACTGGGCGTACGACCTCCTGCACCACCTCGACGAGCGCTGCCCCGGCGGCCGGTACGCGCCCTCCCTGGCGCTGTTCCGGCTGGGCTACGCGGCCGGCCCCGACGACGCGTACGAGGGCGACGAGAACGCGTACGGCGGCGGGGGCGCCGGGGGCGGGGTGAGCGCGCCGTGA